The following coding sequences lie in one Ostrea edulis chromosome 8, xbOstEdul1.1, whole genome shotgun sequence genomic window:
- the LOC130049604 gene encoding interferon-induced very large GTPase 1-like gives MIEIFWYKVDPQKDSPLKLPCTLLNWRGGIQEETDKSKLDLLRKMSDVLVVFVSKDSLEKPETQAFLKVKGKKSIVVISDPDDKTYVQLKSPKKGTYSTISISNLEKKLSESIEKHLSGRKLHSLDNYFAKYSSPHANVDEQCEECKTGKKIAMMIIDRIPKHENGMIRKANIIPLQGEKLWMTWSKIEKESRKKGQDDFNAAEPLMHSMQTVRMEQIKACNEASEVVAMFVNALIVLSDSGDTLLYFVFWFKQELEEASRHIVQKCLRANKSHERNSDGLLSIEHFLREIGQIYEAFLSEKGKVKLKMKTEKILLKLPGVVAKLSYLGQPLEIMDGDAGNVPLLWLKEVFAEMSNITNNEKIASISVIGVQSSGKSTLLNTMFGIQYPVSAGRCTKGIFAQFIPVCRKTNKFRYVMVLDTEGLRASEKIDESINSDNEVAAFTVGLSDVSIINIKGESEADMRDILQIVVHALMRLKKTESGPEYTQSGIFVHQNVSGINIHDKTAAGNAAFMRHLDKMAEIAAQEEQIPNVNTFTSVVDLNPEIDRIYVPNLLKNDASVTASVSKGYCRSIEDTKARIFAKLKENRDVFCSAKEKYLNIRTLWKGIQAETFIFSFRNCQEAIASRILEREYKKIAWHFEEKKMGWWNKNDKKLLEAELDNVENYAEKLKEDFWEMLRMENENAKSEMDQFITNHQYVKFMEHRRQRTLENFMSLCNGLKGIIDRKINVEKAQRLEFLKQYDRMITEQSKIKEEASELADNMKNTEINEETLKEEFEKWWNKYVDERCSQYESLDIKSTNLKKEMENILRHVYGINMTIGREEASQKFPKMKNSISRCDIDEDDLRVVCESDEKSDFKQLAVNVLNLSFEKIDRYLEALVDKDARFDDFHFNILLKYVIDDVEKHNKMHYTTFAITESFTNKVICHVTQYVFPFFLSLNIDHEGMYGMRSQLSKCKLNALRIFKSQFHQIVEKRNKKERLEKSLKEVKLELDKAIDEQTRQKQEEEIKRRKKEDENKRKREKEDRAYLNIESSTDCIISQLKEYANYRFTEHLRYKIKEEVIEQFKGQKHLLMKSVLIDLANENSGNKYPSYISSPETFVLEWITNYSKRMFFEDKEDDESKYELCRGNVVIPIASSALGCLSQLRRDQNVKNMKDWLAGFRELLSGQDIIISSESLEGAEYEIEDFNLLCNVLTTKMKDLQTEMTNNQDRSIKWKGKTPYEEIMEHLWGCKENCPWCNEPCKSSIPNHADKQNCHECIQHRPVGLSGIHKSDSLKLTIESCEFKVQSNHRLKCGKWCECTLAKCEITHPYSEYKKSIPLWNIVPCADMSNSKYWTWVVGHFPHIFEKHHGMQFTGIPASWKSISAEEAVESLDAYFFEDCDKD, from the coding sequence ATGATAGAAATATTCTGGTACAAAGTAGATCCCCAGAAAGACTCACCATTGAAGCTTCCGTGTACCCTACTTAATTGGCGTGGAGGCATACAAGAAGAAACAGACAAAAGTAAACTGGATCTATTGCGGAAGATGTCAGATGTGTTGGTAGTCTTCGTGTCAAAAGATTCTTTGGAGAAACCCGAAACACAAGCTTTCCTTAAAGTAAAGGGAAAGAAGTCCATTGTTGTTATATCCGACCCAGATGACAAAACATACGTACAATTAAAGTCCCCCAAAAAAGGCACCTATAGtacaatatcaatatcaaatctTGAAAAGAAGTTATCAGAGTCCATAGAGAAGCATCTCTCTGGGAGGAAACTGCATAGCCTTGACaattattttgcaaaatattcAAGTCCACATGCTAATGTTGATGAACAATGTGAAGAATGTAAAACAGGGAAAAAGATTGCCATGATGATCATTGATCGAATTCCGAAACACGAAAATGGCATGATTCGTAAAGCAAACATAATCCCACTTCAAGGAGAAAAGCTCTGGATGACATGGagtaaaattgaaaaagaaagcAGAAAAAAAGGACAAGATGACTTTAATGCAGCCGAACCTCTCATGCATTCCATGCAAACTGTACGTATGGAGCAGATTAAGGCTTGTAATGAAGCATCAGAAGTAGTAGCAATGTTTGTAAACGCTTTAATAGTGTTATCTGACAGTGGTGATACCcttctatattttgtattctggTTTAAACAGGAGTTAGAAGAAGCATCACGTCACATTGTGCAAAAATGTCTAAGAGCAAATAAATCACATGAGAGAAATTCGGATGGCTTGCTTAGCATCGAGCATTTTCTGAGAGAAATTGGACAAATATACGAAGCCTTCCTTTCTGAAAAAGGTAAAGTGAAATTAAAGATGAAAACAGAGAAAATTCTGCTCAAGTTACCAGGTGTTGTTGCAAAGCTGTCTTATTTAGGTCAACCATTGGAAATAATGGACGGTGACGCTGGCAACGTTCCACTTCTTTGGCTAAAGGAAGTATTCGCTGAAATGAGTAACAttacaaacaatgaaaaaatCGCATCAATATCTGTAATTGGTGTGCAGAGTTCCGGAAAATCAACATTGTTGAATACAATGTTTGGAATTCAGTATCCTGTAAGTGCTGGTAGGTGTACTAAGGGCATATTTGCTCAATTTATTCCTGTCTGTAGAAAAACAAATAAGTTCAGATACGTAATGGTCCTTGATACTGAAGGGCTTCGTGCATCAGAAAAAATAGACGAATCAATAAACAGCGATAACGAAGTTGCAGCTTTTACTGTTGGACTTTCTGACgtttcaattataaatataaaaggGGAGTCCGAAGCAGATATGCgtgatattttacaaattgtcGTTCATGCATTGATGAGGCTCAAAAAGACAGAATCAGGTCCTGAGTATACACAAAGTGGAATTTTCGTTCATCAAAATGTATCTGGTATTAACATACATGATAAAACAGCTGCAGGGAATGCAGCATTTATGCGGCATTTAGATAAAATGGCTGAAATCGCTGCGCAAGAAGAGCAAATACCAAACGTGAATACCTTCACATCAGTAGTAGACCTAAATCCCGAAATTGACAGAATATATGTACCAAACCTTCTGAAAAACGATGCATCAGTGACAGCATCTGTCTCAAAGGGATATTGCAGGTCAATAGAGGACACTAAAGCTCGAATATTTGCTAAACTCAAAGAAAACAGGGACGTATTCTGCAGtgcaaaagaaaaatatttaaatattcgAACTTTGTGGAAGGGGATACAGGCGGAGACATTCATATTTAGCTTTCGAAATTGCCAAGAAGCTATCGCTAGTAGAATATTGGAAAGGGAATATAAGAAAATAGCGTGGCATTTTGAAGAAAAGAAGATGGGTTGGTGgaacaaaaatgataaaaaattattAGAGGCAGAATTGGATAATGTAGAAAACTATGCTGAGAAATTAAAAGAAGATTTCTGGGAAATGTTACGTATGGAAAACGAAAATGCCAAATCTGAAATGGATCAATTCATTACCAACCAtcaatatgtaaaatttatggaaCATCGACGACAACGAACATTAGAAAACTTTATGTCTTTATGCAATGGTCTGAAAGGTATAATTGACCGAAAAATAAATGTAGAAAAGGCACAGCGATTAGAGTTCTTAAAGCAATATGACAGAATGATAACGGAACAATCGAAAATAAAGGAAGAAGCGAGCGAGTTAGCAGACAATATGAAAAATACAGAAATAAATGAGGAGACACTCAAAGAAGAATTTGAGAAATGGTGGAACAAATATGTGGACGAGAGATGTTCGCAATACGAAAGTTTAGACATTAAaagtacaaatttgaaaaaagagaTGGAGAACATATTACGTCATGTGTATGGCATTAATATGACCATTGGGAGAGAGGAAGCCAGTCAAAAATTCCCGAAGATGAAAAACAGCATAAGTCGATGTGATATTGATGAAGATGACCTTCGCGTCGTTTGCGAGAGCGATGAGAAATCCGATTTTAAGCAATTGGCAGTTAATGTACTTAATCTCTCATTCGAAAAGATTGACCGTTATTTGGAAGCTCTAGTGGATAAAGACGCTCGATTTGATGATTTCCATTTTAATATACTTCTTAAATATGTCATTGATGACGTAGAGAAACACAACAAAATGCATTACACAACTTTTGCAATCACAGAATCTTTCACAAATAAGGTTATTTGTCATGTGACACAATATGTGTTTCCATTTTTTTTGTCCTTAAACATAGACCATGAGGGAATGTATGGCATGCGatcacaattatcaaagtgTAAATTGAATGCACTTAGAATTTTCAAatcacaatttcaccaaatcgTCGAGAAACGAAACAAGAAAGAAAGACTAGAAAAATCACTAAAGGAGGTAAAACTGGAATTAGACAAAGCAATTGACGAACAGACAAGACAGAAGCAGGAAGAAGAAATAAAgcgaagaaaaaaagaagatgagaataagagaaaaagagagaagGAAGATCGTGCTTATCTGAACATTGAGAGTAGCACGGATTGCATAATAAGTCAATTGAAAGAATACGCAAATTACAGATTTACAGAACATCTTAGATACAAAATTAAAGAGGAAGTTATCGAGCAATTCAAAGGACAAAAACACTTATTAATGAAATCTGTTTTAATTGATTTAGCAAATGAAAATTCCGGCAACAAATACCCAAGCTACATTTCATCTCCAGAAACATTTGTTTTAGAATGGATTACAAATTACTCGAAACGAATGTTTTTTGAAGACAAAGAAGATGATGAATCAAAATATGAGTTATGTAGAGGAAACGTAGTTATTCCAATAGCGTCGAGCGCTTTGGGCTGTTTATCACAGCTAAGACGTGACCAGAACGTTAAAAATATGAAGGATTGGCTTGCGGGGTTTCGTGAATTATTGTCAGGGCAAGATATTATTATATCCTCTGAAAGTTTAGAAGGTGCTGAATATGAAATAGAAGATTTTAACTTGTTATGTAATGTCCTGACAACCAAGATGAAAGATCTTCAAACAGAGATGACCAACAACCAAGACCGTTCAATTAAATGGAAAGGAAAAACACCTTACGAAGAAATAATGGAACATTTGTGGGGATGCAAAGAAAACTGTCCCTGGTGCAATGAACCTTGTAAAAGTTCTATTCCGAACCATGCAGACAAACAAAATTGTCATGAGTGTATACAACACCGACCGGTAGGACTTAGTGGAATTCATAAATCAGATTCCCTTAAACTTACAATAGAGTCTTGTGAATTCAAAGTTCAGAGTAACCATAGACTGAAGTGTGGAAAATGGTGTGAATGCACTTTGGCAAAGTGTGAAATAACCCACCCCTATTCTGAATATAAGAAATCGATACCACTTTGGAATATAGTTCCTTGCGCTGACatgtcaaattcaaaatattggaCATGGGTAGTTGGGCATTTCCCCCATATATTTGAAAAGCATCATGGAATGCAGTTCACGGGAATCCCGGCTTCGTGGAAGTCAATATCAGCAGAAGAAGCAGTTGAAAGTCTAGATGCATATTTCTTTGAAGATTGTGACAAagattaa
- the LOC125655853 gene encoding uncharacterized protein LOC125655853, which yields MESKQTKRKPNWNADETLALASLVEENKHILRGKLGPTLTSEMKHRTWQSIAERLAAMGVGPARTAVEVEKKWHNVFSKSKSEISDHRRVVTGTGGGPPPKPLSAVATTVCGVVGEDNACLSGIDGGIDSSLLQILNIGEGSQPVGINVFEGPPGMDPLILNSSPLVAASVQEPSLPLTSMTTSLQASENRSSQSDLKRRIEELICRKLELEVQYMELKIKKLKQEE from the exons ATGGAATCCAAGCAGACGAAAAGAAAGCCTAATTGGAATGCTGATGAAACGCTTGCCTTGGCTTCGTTAGTAGAAGAGAACAAGCATATCCTGAGGGGGAAATTAGGGCCCACTTTAACCTCCGAGATGAAGCACCGCACTTGGCAAAGTATTGCCGAAAGACTAGCCGCGATGGGGGTGGGTCCAGCTAGGACAGCGGTGGAAGTGGAGAAGAAGTGGCACAACGTCTTCTCCAAATCTAAATCTGAAATCTCAGATCACAGAAGAGTTGTGACTGGGACAG gCGGGGGCCCACCACCAAAACCTCTCAGCGCAGTTGCCACAACAGTGTGTGGTGTGGTAGGAGAGGATAATGCTTGCCTCAGTGGGATTGATGGTGGGATTGACTCCTCTCTCTTGCAGATATTAAACATTGGAGAAGGGAGTCAACCAGT GGGAATCAATGTCTTTGAGGGACCTCCTGGTATGGATCCCCTCATTCTCAACTCTAGCCCTCTAGTCGCCGCATCTGTACAAGAGCCTTCACTACCATTAACATCCATGACTACAAGTTTGCAGGCCTCTGAAAATAGAAGCAGTCAGTCTGATTTGAAAAGGAGAATCGAGGAGCTAATTTGCAGGAAGTTGGAACTGGAAGTCCAGTATATGgaattaaagataaaaaaacTAAAGCAAGAGGAATGa